In Phoenix dactylifera cultivar Barhee BC4 unplaced genomic scaffold, palm_55x_up_171113_PBpolish2nd_filt_p 000267F, whole genome shotgun sequence, a genomic segment contains:
- the LOC120105367 gene encoding LOW QUALITY PROTEIN: probable pyridoxal 5'-phosphate synthase subunit PDX1.1 (The sequence of the model RefSeq protein was modified relative to this genomic sequence to represent the inferred CDS: deleted 5 bases in 4 codons) → MSSDSGVVTVYGGNNGGAALTEPGVKKTSTFSVKVGLAQMLRGGVIMDVVSPDQARVAEEAGACAVMALERSPADIRAGGGVARMSDPGLIKEIKRAVTIPVMAKARIGHFVEAQILEAIGVDYVDESEVLTPADDVHHINKHNFRVPFVCGCRDLGEALRRIREGAAMIRTKGEAGTGNIVEAVRHVRSVHGDIRFLRNMDDDEVFAFAKRIAAPYDLVMQTKQLGRLPVVHFAAGGVATPADAALMMQLGCDGVFVGSGIFKSGDPARRARAIVQAVTHYSDPDVLAEVSSGLGEAMVGINLNGDAKVERFAARSE, encoded by the exons ATGTCGTCGGACAGCGGCGTCGTGACGGTGTACGGGGGAAACAACGGCGGGGCAGCGCTGACGGAGCCGGGGGTGAAGAAGACGTCGACGTTCTCGGTGAAGGTGGGGCTGGCGCAGATGCTGCGGGGCGGTGTGATCATGGACGTGGTGAGCCCTGATCAGGCGCGGGTGGCGGAGGAGGCCGGGGCGTGCGCGGTGATGGCCCTGGAG CGGTCCCCCGCTGACATCCGGGCTGGCGGCGGGGTGGCCCGGATGAGCGACCCGGGGCTGATCAAGGAGATCAAGCGCGCGGTGACCATCCCGGTGATGGCCAAGGCTCGCATCGGCCACTTCGTGGAGGCCCAGATCCTGGAGGCCATCGGCGTGGACTACGTGGACGAGAGCGAGGTGCTGACCCCGGCCGACGACGTCCACCACATCAACAAGCACAACTTCCGCGTTCCCTTCGTGTGCGGCTGCCGCGACCTCGGCGAGGCCCTCCGCCGCATCCGCGAGGGCGCC GCCATGATCCGCACCAAGGGCGAGGCCGGCACCGGCAACATCGTCGAGGCAGTCCGCCACGTCCGCTCCGTCCAT GGCGACATCCGCTTCCTCCGCAACATGGACGACGACGAGGTCTTTGCCTTCGCCAAGCGCATCGCCGCCCCCTATGACCTCGTCATGCAAACCAAGCAGCTCGGCCGCCTTCCTGTCGTCCACTTCGCCGCCGGCGGCGTCGCCACCCCCGCCGATGCCGCGCTTATGATGCAGCTCGGCTGCGAC GGCGTCTTCGTGGGCTCTGGCATCTTCAAGAGCGGCGACCCCGCCCGCCGCGCCCGCGCCATCGTCCAGGCTGTCACCCACTACAGCGACCCCGACGTCCTGGCCGAGGTCTCCAGCGGCCTCGGAGAGGCAATGGTCGGGATCAACCTCAACGGCGATGCCAAGGTCGAGAGGTTCGCCGCCCGCTCCGAATAA